In Spirochaeta isovalerica, the genomic window GCAAAGTTGTCGAGTGGCTGAAATCCACCGATTCCTATCTGACGCTTTCAGATGTGAATATTCCTTCTGATCAAATTGAGAAGATGGCTGACGATGTGGTGAGGATGTTCAAGGGACCGGAGCCCGATACGACACCGGGACCGAGACCTGTGACGAAAGCGGAGATTGTGAAGATTTTCGAAATGTGTAAATAGCGTATGAAGTAGCCGGCAGATCGAAGGGATTTTGCCGGTTTTTTTAAATCCCGTAATGTAGCTTTTTTATCCGAAGGCTCTTTATACAGTTCTTCTAAAATATATGTGATGTAGGCCCGTAGTAACAATTAATTATGCGAAAATATATATTGTGCAGAAATGCTCAATAATTCACTTAATTGGTTTCTGATATCTCAGCAAATCGTTAACCAGCCAGACCCCTTTACCATTGTGCTCAACTATTCTGGGAAGGGCGTATCCTCTCCATCCATCCCACCATGACTGTGTATGATAGTAATAAGTAAAAAAGGTGACAACTTCTCCCTGCCCATCGGTTATAATACAGAACTTAAGGTAACGAATCACAGGAGAGAATATGAAGATTGTAATAAAGGGTCTTGTAATAATTGCATTCTTAGCTGCGGGAATGTCGTTATTTTCTTCAGGACAATATGATATGGATCCCAATGAGAGAATATTTGATGTTGGCGATTTCCATTCCATAAGCAACAGCATTCCCGCGGATCTTGTAATTCGCCTTAATGAAAGCCGCCGCGTTGAAGCCAGAGGGGATAAAGGTCAGCTCGATCAGCTGAAGGTATATGTAAGAAATGGTGAATTGATTATTCGCCGCAAAATCAGATTTTTTTCTCTTAAACGGCTCAGGGGAGTTCAGTTTACAATTTCCATGCCTGGAAGCGAAATACGCTCGCTCAATCTATCATCATCGGGAAATGCGGAAGTCTTGGGAGACTTGAAAGCTCTGAAAACACAGTTGAGAACCTCTTCCAGCGGTTCCATCAAAGCGCAGGGAGATGTGGAATATCTGCAGATTACCAGTTCATCATCGGGAGACATTAGTTATAGCGGAGTAAACAGGGAGATGAATATCTGGCTCAGTGCATCTGGAGAAGCCGATGTGGATGTCAGAGCCATGAAGGTCGAAGCATCAATCAGCAGCTCGGGGAATATATACATTACCGGAGAAGCTGTCGAAACGGAACTCCGCCTTTCCTCGGGAGGAGAATTCATTGGACCCGGCTTTATTACGGAGAATGCCGATATCACGATTTCCAGTTCGGCCAATGCGGAACTGACTATCCTTAAGAAACTCGAAGCTTCCCTCTCATCTGGAGGAAATCTTTATTATAGAGGGAATCCCGTGATGGAAAGTATCCGCACATCGAGCAGTGGGGAAATAATAAAAAAGGATTAACGGAAAGCCCGGACCGGGCGGTTTTGTACATCCGGGTTTTACAATAATCAGCGTTGTTCGAGCTGCCCTTTCCATGGGGAGACGCCACCGGAAATGATAACATTACCAAATGGCTTTGACTGATAATAAAGTATGCTCAACTTCCTGATTCTTCTCCTTTTCAGGTTAAATGCAACAGATCCTGAAGATCTTTAATATATTAGGAAAGATTTTATTTCAAACCTCCAAACCTTTTCCCCAACAATCCGGCTTCGTACCGTCAGAACCTGTGAACCGTATGCTTGGAATACATCATAATAATAGCATGCGGTGTTATTTATCAGATTGAGTCTCTCGAGTCTCCATAGTAGGTAGAACAGACTGTTTTTAAGTTTAATGTTACCTATTAGTATCTTTTCATGTATAATTATTTTATTGATAATTATTTACGCAGCATCCTATGGCTTTTTGCAGAGCGTCGTATATGTTAGTTCTATCAATTCATTGAGTTTCTAAAAGGAGTAAACCGGGAATGGCAAAGGAGAGGACTGACATGGAATCGGCGATAGATCTGATTTCGGGAACCAGTGAAATCGATTTTCCAGTCGTCGGTATCGGTGCCTCGGCCGGAGGATTGTCCTCTTTTCAATCTTTTTTTTCCGGACTTGAAGAATCTGCCAATCCCCGGATGTCTTTCATTATCGTTCAGCACCTTGCCCCCGAACATAAAAGTTCTCTGACTGAACTGATCAGGAAATGCACTTCGCTGAATGTATATGAAGTTCAGAATGATATGCCCGTTCAGATCAATTCCGTATATGTTATCCCGCCGGCTTATAACCTGCTGATAGAGAAAGGAAAACTGAAACTTATAGAAGCAGATATCAGCAAAGGTCATCATCTTTCTATTGATTTGTTCTTTCGTTCCCTGGCAGATGAGTGTCATGAAAAAGCCATATGTATTATCCTTTCCGGTTCCGGATCCGACGGGTCCATTGGATTGCGCGCCATAAAGGGGAAAGGCGGAATGGTCATGGTTCAGAAACCTGAATCAGCGGAATTCTCCAGTATGCCCGGCAATGCTATTTCAACAGGTCTAGTCGATTTCGTATTAAGTCCCGAGGAAATGGCTGTCCAGCTGCAAAAATATGCCAGCTTCAATTTCGAGATAAGCAAGGAGGATAGTGAGGAATTCGAGTCACTACCCTATAAAGAAGTTAAGCATTTATTCCTTTTACTAAAAAATCAGATAGGTCATGATTTTTCCCAATATAAATCCAGCACAATAATGCGCAGGATAAAAAGGCGAATGGCAATCAAGGAGATTAAGACTTTAAAAGAATACATTGATTTTACCCGGGAAAGCAGCGAGGAAGTTGAATCTCTGTTTTACAGTTTGCTTATCGGTGTCACAAACTTTTTTCGTGACACTGGTGCCTTTGCCTATCTGGAAAAGGAAGTCATACCCGGAATAATTAGAAACAAGGAAAACGGAAGTCCTCTTCGAATATGGGTACCCGGCTGTTCTACGGGAGAAGAGGCTTACTCAATAGCCATTTTATTTTACGAATACATGTATAAAGCAAATCTTCCTCTTAATACAACTATTTTTGCAACGGATATCGATCCTCTGGCTATTGATAGAGCTCGTTCAGGAATGTATCCCTATAACATTAAATCGGAGATTAAACCGGAGATTCTCAATAAATACTTCAATCTGGAACCGGATGGGAGATATTTTCGAATTAGCAAGAAAATCAGGGATTTGCTTGTATTTTCAGAGCAGAATCTGATAAAGGACCCTCCATTTTCCAAAATAGACCTTATCAGTTGCCGCAATCTTCTCATTTATATGGGGCCGGAGCTGCAGAGGAAAATCATCCCTATTTTTCATTACGCTTTGAATCCTGAGGGCTTTCTCTTTCTTGGTACATCCGAATCCATTGGAGAAAACGGCAAGCTGTTTAAGAAAATAAATAATAAACAGAAGATTTACAGACGGAAAGATGGCTTTATAGGAAACAGAAATATAAAAATTGATAATTTTCTTCCGGACGACAACTCGGCCCGCAAACAGGTAAAAACCAATACGACGCAAAAGGGAATGGCTCTTAAGGATCTGACTGAAAAAGCATTGCTGCAGAATCTGAGTCATGCTGCTGTATTGGTAAACAGCACGGGAGATATCTTTTATCTGTACGGGCGAACGGGTCGATTCCTTGAACCGAGTCCGGGAGTACAGGGAATACCCAATGTATTAAAAATGGCCAGAGAAGGACTATATCAGAAACTTCCGGGCCTCTTAAGAAAAACTGTTAAAACGGGAAAAATCCTCACCCTGGAAGGATTAATGGTTCGAACTAATGGTGATTTTGAAAAAATCGATATCAAGATCACTCCTGTAAAGGGGAAAGATAATAGTTCAGAAAGTGATTATTATTTGATTATACTGGAGAGGAATTATAAAACCAGTCCTAAAGACATAAGCTCCTCCGGTGAGTCCCTATCGGGTTCCCGGGGATCTATAGAATCTCTCCAGCAGGAATTGACCGAAAGCCGGGAATTTCTGCAATCAACTCAGGAAGAACTGAAAGCCGCTAATGAAGAGCTGAAATCTTCTAATGAAGAGATGCAGTCTGTTAATGAAGAACTTCAATCGACAAATGAAGAGCTCGAAACTTCAAAAGAGGAGTTGCAATCGGTTAATGAAGAGTTAATTACAGTTAACACTGAGCTGCAGATGAAGGTTCGTGAGCTTACCAGACTGAATAACGATATGGACAACCTATTGGCCGGTACAGGCATAGGTACGATTTTTGTTGATTTTCAATTATGCATTATGCGGTTTACTCCTACAGTCACAAAAATTATCAATCTTATTAATGGGGATATCGGTAGACCGGTGAACCATATACTTTCTAATTTCAAATCTCATATAGATCTGGTTCCTCTCATTCAATCGGTACTTGATGACCTGAGTCTGAAGGAAATGGAAGTTGAAACCATAGACGGAACATGGTATTCCATGTGTATTCAGCCCTACAGGACTCTGGATAACGTAATTGAGGGAGCTGTTATAACCTTTGCCGATATCAGCAATGCAAAGAGAATAGAAGAAAAGTTGATTAATACAGAATCTCTATTTCATAATTTTTTTACCAATTCACCTGTTGCCATAAGCCTGTTCAAGACCAATAAAAATGGAAAACTTTGTCTGATAGATGCCAATCCCTCAATTGAGAAGATTTCAGGAAAAGACCCGGCAAGTCTTGTCGGATTAACTTTTAATGAAATTTTCCCATGGATTAAGAATGATAAAGTCAGTGAAATATTAACGGCGATGGCTGAAGGATTCAGCGATGATCTGACATTCAGCGAATCTTTCTCTGAGTATGAAGTCCGTGCCTTTAAAATGAGTGATCAGACTATTGGTGTGGAAATCGTCAAATTGCCAAATCGGCCGTAGGGGGCTTTATGAGCAGTCATGGAATCAGCGATAAAAGTGAAATTCGCCATAAAGCTGAAAAGATAGCTCAAAAGGCGAAGAAGGAATCAGTTAAAAAAATTGAATGTATGGGAAAGGATGAGATATCTGATTTAATCCATAATTTAAATGTACATAAGATCGAACTGGAGCTTCAGAATGAGGATTTAATTGCGGCTCAGGAATCAATAGAGGCTCTTCAGAACCGATATTACGATTTATACGATCTAGCTCCTGTCGGATACTTAACCCTATCCAGAGAAGGCTTGATCCTCGAAACCAATTTAACTGCGGCTCAACTGCTGGGTTTAAGTAAAAGGGAACTGGCAAACTCGCATTTACAAAAATATGTTCTAAAAGATGATGTGGATCAACTCTATTTACTGCTTAAAGAGATATTTGCAACTAAAAGCGGACAATCCTGCGAAATTAGAATGAACCGGAACGGTAAAACTGCATTCTGGGTTTCTCTTGATGGTGTCATTGTTCCCAATAGAGAATGTGATATGAGATGCCGTATTATTATAAGTGATATTAGCCTCAGGAAAAAAAGAGAGGAAGAAAAAGAGAGAATTACCGAAAAATTGTCCCAAATGCAGAAACTCGATTCCATTGGAATCCTTGCCGGCGGTATTGCCCATGATTTCAATAATCTGTTAAATGGTTTTTTTCTTAACATCGAAATGGTTCAAATGAATAACAAAGATGAGAAATTGAACCAATATCTTGAAAATACGATAAATTGCATTGATCGGGCCCGGAGTCTCACACAGCAATTGCTTACATTCTCAAAAGGGGGAAGTCCCGTAAAGCGGGAACACAAACTCCTCCCTTTAATAGAGGAGATTGTGAATTTCGCTATAAGCGGTACTTCTGTAGTTGTACAATACAATATTGATGAGAATCTCTGGTCCTGCAATTGCGATAAAAACCAGATATCCCAGGTTATAGATAATCTGATAATTAATGCTCTTCAGTCAATGAATAAAAAAGGACTTATAGTCGTAGACGCTGAAAATACTCAGATCGGAGAGGGCGGGCATGAAACTCTTTCAGCTGGCGAATATGTAAAAATCTCCATTAAGGATCATGGCTCCGGTATTGATAAAAAGGATTCCCCTTATATTTTCGATCCTTTCTTTACTACCAAAGATACAGGAACAGGCCTCGGCTTATCGACATGCTACTCTATCATTAAGCGTCATGGCGGGTATATCGACTTTGAATCTACAAGAGAGGAGGGGAGTGTTTTTTATATTTTTCTGCCGGCCTGCCGCCAAAGTAGACCTTTAAATCTCACTACGACGACTTTTGAAGATTTGCAGGGATCCGGTACCATAATCGTATTGGATGATGAAATGATCCTCTGTCAGGCAATTAAAGATTCTCTTGAATCTTTCGGCTATAGGGTCGAAATAAAAAATACAGGTGAAGATTTAATCTCTTTTCTTGAGAATGGTGATTGTTCCAGTATGAACTTAGCGGGAATGATTTTAGACCTGACGATTCCCGGGGGACTGGGTGGAAAAGATATTATTGGCAGTGTCAGAAAAATCTGTCCTCAAACGACTATTATCGTCTCAAGTGGATATTCAGACGATCCTGTAATGGCCTATCCCGAGAAGTATGGATTTAATGATAGCATTCAAAAGCCCTATAAAGTCTTTGAACTGTTGAAATTGCTTAACAGCCATATTGAATAGACATGCTTATATCTTTTTAACTGAACAGATTTCTTTTCACCTTTTTTTCTTCAGATTTATGCTCGATTTATATCACTATGACCAACTAAGCAGGCTATTTCATTTCCTCCAGCGTCATTAACTAATCCGGCTGTTTGTTCAATCTTTTATAGTAGACTTTGGCGAAGATAAGTGACGCCAGAACGATAGCGATTACAGGAAAATAGAGATTGAAGTCGGCGACATATGAGATGACGGCTGTGGCCAGAAGCAAAGCTGTCTGAATTTGAAAACCTATGGCGTAAGCCTTTTCGCTGTTCCTTCTGATCCTTTCATCATTAACGCTTAAGTCATATTCCTCCCTGTATTCTCTGTCCCTCAGTTTGAAAGTCAGATAGATAAGAAAGGGCACGGTTACAGAGAAGAGGCCGATGCCGAACCCATTGAGATAACTGGAATTCAAACCAGTCAGTTTTGTGACGACAAGGGCGATACCCACCAGGCTGTCCAGGCCCAGGATAAGGGTTATTCTTTGTTTTAAAGTCATTTGTTATTCCTCCCCGAATAATTCATCCAGATTCCTGCCGAGAACCCGGCAGAGCTTAAGGCAGAGTGAGATGGTCGGATTATAGCTGTCCGACTCGATAAGACCGATTGTCTGTCTGGTTACGCCGCAGAGTTTTCCCAGCTCCGCCTGGGTCATTTCCTTTTCGATTCTGGCCAGTTTTATTCTGTTCACCGCCAAGATTAACTCCTCACACAATCAGTATTACTAATAATGTATTTTATATATTGCATTATGTCAAATATATATTGCAATATGTCCGATATAAGTTGCATATAAATAATAAATGGTGATAGCTATACCTATATCCCGGTATAGCTTAAAGGTTTGTATCTTGTGAAATGCAGCTTTGCATTAAATCTGCTTCAGACCTGGTCCGGGCTCAGTTTTTCCGTCCAGGGGCGGGTCAGTATCAGGTAAAACCCGGCTAATGCGGTGAACAGATTGGATCCGATCATGCCATACCAGATCCCTTCGGGACCGAATCCCAAAAGTATGCAGAGGACGAATGCGATGGGCAATCGTAATCCCCAGAGCCGGAAAGTGTTCAAAAAGGCTACAGGACGCGTGTCTCCGGCTCCCTGAAAAGCACCGTTGATAACTGTAAAAAGGGCAAAGAAGATAACAGAGGGACTAACAAGGCGGAACAATATTTTCCCCCAGGCGATCACTTCGGGGTCGTTTATAAAGAATCCAGTGACCCGATTCCCGTAGAAAAAAGTAATGGTCATGGATAGGGTTATCAGGACGAAAACGGTCTTCAGTGCCTGGCGTAAAGTCAGGAAGACCAGATCTTTCCGTTTCGCACCAAGATTTTGGCCTACCAGAACAGCCACTGCCTGACTGATCCCCAGGGCCGGCATCATGAAGAGATTAATAATGCGGCTTCCCAAATTGAAAGCAGCGATAACCGCTGTTCCGTATGTATTGACCACTCCCTGAAGTACTGTGAATCCCAGTGCAGAAGCGCTGTGCCCCAGACTGGAGGGGAGACCGATCTTTACAATCAGTTTCCAGGCGTTCCTATCGGGATAAATATTTGACATATGCAGACGAATGCTGGTCAGAGCTGTATTGGCGGAGTCGCGCGGGCGGAGCACCAGGGCCAGGGCTATAAGCGCATTGATGATCCGGGCGATAAAAGTAGCCCAGGCGGCGCCTTGCACACCCAGAGCGGGGAAGGGGCCAATGCCGAAAATGAGAAGCCAGTCCAGCAGTATATTGATGCTGATCGTGACGATATTAATATAAAGAGGGATAATGCTTTTTCCCACTCCCTCCTGGGCTCCGTGGAGAGCAAAGCTGAGAAGCATCAGGGGGAGGCTATATAGGACAATTCGCAGATAGTCGCTTGTATCGTTGAAAATCTCATGGGGAACAGCCATCAGTTTCAATATGTAAGGTGTGGAAAAGTAGAACAGGGGCAGCAGGACAACGCCTGCCAGTACCATAATACCGGCGGTTTGTCCCAGATAGAACTCCGCCCGGCTCCGGTCCTTTTTGCCGATGCTCTGGCTGATCAGAGTTCTTCCCGCCTGGGTGAATCCCATGGAAAAAAGGATGAGAAGAAAGATGATATTGAAGCTGATAGAGGGGGCTCCCACTGCCTCGCGGCTGATCTTTCCCAGAAAATAGGTATCTGTCAGGTTGTAGATGGTTTGCAGGAAATTCGTCATCATAATCGGCAGAGCGATATTGAAGAGGGCCGAGTAATTCTGTTTACTCTCTTCCCGCGATAGTTCAGGATCAGCCATTAAGAAATGATTCATAGCGGACAATATAAAGAAAGGGCAGGAAAAATGCTAGAGTAGCAGTTCATCCCCGGGAGAACAGATCCCGCACAATTGCTGCAAAATCTGTTCTCCTGAATTACATTGATAAATCCCGGCCTTTGTTCACTTTGTTGAAGAGAACTAAAGAAAGGGTTGTCAGCACGGCCAGGATTGCGGCCAGCGCGGCGGCTACGCCGTAATTTCCCCGCAGAACCTGTGTATAGACTTCAACGGTCAAAGTTCTCGTTTTACCCGTATAGAGTAAAATGGCCGATGCCAATTCGGAAATCATTGTTATCCAGGATAAAATGGCTCCGGAAATGATCCCGGCGGACATCATGGGGATGGTTATTTTCCAGAATGTCTTGATATTGCTGGCGCCCAGAGACAGAGCCGCCTCTTCAATTGTAATGGGAATCTGCTGCAAAGTGGCGACGCTGGAACGGATCGTATAGGGCAGACGTCTTATTATGAGCGCGATAACCATTATCGTCATGCTGCCGGTTAGAACCATGGGGGGGCGGCTGAATGCGGTTGCCAGCGCAATACCGACTACGATACCGGGAACAATATAGGGGATCATGGAAACCGTATCGATCGCGGCAGTGATCTTGGATCTCTTCCGTACTACAAGATAGGCGATAAAAACGGCAAAGGTCAGAACAAAGGCTAAAGCTGTCAATGGTATGACAATTGTATTTCTGATGGCATTCCCCATTTTGGAAAAGGCTATAATATAATTATTCAGGGAATAGCCGCTGGTAAATACGGTTCCGTTTACATTTCTGAAGGATGTATAAATGACATAGACCTGCGGCGCAATGGAAAGCGTTATCAATAAATAAGCGTATAGGTGAATCAGCATGTTTCTGAAACCGCCGATTTGAACCGGCCTTATTTTATTAATACTGTTCATGGTAAAGGCTTTTTTATTGGCAATATATCTTTGAGCTAAAAAGATAACCAGAGTGAGAATAATGGCAATAATGGCGATGCTTGCGGCGAAACTGTTGTTTCCACCCAATTCTGACATGTAGGCATCGTAAATCGTAACGGGAAAGGTTCGATATCCCTCTCCGATGAGCATGGGAGTTCCGAAGTCGCTGAAACACCTCATGAAAACAAGCAATGAGCCGGCCAGAACCGTCGGAAGAATCAGAGGCACGACGACCTTGAAAAACCGTTTAGCTCCCGAACAGCCGAGATTCTCAGACGCTTCGAGAAGGGAGTTGTCCACATTGGATAAAGCCCCTGAAACATAAAGGAATATCAGCGGATAGAGCTGTAAAGACAGGACCAGCAAAATCCCTTTGAAACCGTAAATATCCGGCATGGCAATGCCAAATATCTTTTCAAAAAACTGAGTTACGACTCCATTCCTTCCCAGTAACAATATCCAGGAATAGGCACCGACAAAGGGGG contains:
- a CDS encoding head GIN domain-containing protein, with product MKIVIKGLVIIAFLAAGMSLFSSGQYDMDPNERIFDVGDFHSISNSIPADLVIRLNESRRVEARGDKGQLDQLKVYVRNGELIIRRKIRFFSLKRLRGVQFTISMPGSEIRSLNLSSSGNAEVLGDLKALKTQLRTSSSGSIKAQGDVEYLQITSSSSGDISYSGVNREMNIWLSASGEADVDVRAMKVEASISSSGNIYITGEAVETELRLSSGGEFIGPGFITENADITISSSANAELTILKKLEASLSSGGNLYYRGNPVMESIRTSSSGEIIKKD
- a CDS encoding chemotaxis protein CheB, producing MAKERTDMESAIDLISGTSEIDFPVVGIGASAGGLSSFQSFFSGLEESANPRMSFIIVQHLAPEHKSSLTELIRKCTSLNVYEVQNDMPVQINSVYVIPPAYNLLIEKGKLKLIEADISKGHHLSIDLFFRSLADECHEKAICIILSGSGSDGSIGLRAIKGKGGMVMVQKPESAEFSSMPGNAISTGLVDFVLSPEEMAVQLQKYASFNFEISKEDSEEFESLPYKEVKHLFLLLKNQIGHDFSQYKSSTIMRRIKRRMAIKEIKTLKEYIDFTRESSEEVESLFYSLLIGVTNFFRDTGAFAYLEKEVIPGIIRNKENGSPLRIWVPGCSTGEEAYSIAILFYEYMYKANLPLNTTIFATDIDPLAIDRARSGMYPYNIKSEIKPEILNKYFNLEPDGRYFRISKKIRDLLVFSEQNLIKDPPFSKIDLISCRNLLIYMGPELQRKIIPIFHYALNPEGFLFLGTSESIGENGKLFKKINNKQKIYRRKDGFIGNRNIKIDNFLPDDNSARKQVKTNTTQKGMALKDLTEKALLQNLSHAAVLVNSTGDIFYLYGRTGRFLEPSPGVQGIPNVLKMAREGLYQKLPGLLRKTVKTGKILTLEGLMVRTNGDFEKIDIKITPVKGKDNSSESDYYLIILERNYKTSPKDISSSGESLSGSRGSIESLQQELTESREFLQSTQEELKAANEELKSSNEEMQSVNEELQSTNEELETSKEELQSVNEELITVNTELQMKVRELTRLNNDMDNLLAGTGIGTIFVDFQLCIMRFTPTVTKIINLINGDIGRPVNHILSNFKSHIDLVPLIQSVLDDLSLKEMEVETIDGTWYSMCIQPYRTLDNVIEGAVITFADISNAKRIEEKLINTESLFHNFFTNSPVAISLFKTNKNGKLCLIDANPSIEKISGKDPASLVGLTFNEIFPWIKNDKVSEILTAMAEGFSDDLTFSESFSEYEVRAFKMSDQTIGVEIVKLPNRP
- a CDS encoding ATP-binding protein, producing MSSHGISDKSEIRHKAEKIAQKAKKESVKKIECMGKDEISDLIHNLNVHKIELELQNEDLIAAQESIEALQNRYYDLYDLAPVGYLTLSREGLILETNLTAAQLLGLSKRELANSHLQKYVLKDDVDQLYLLLKEIFATKSGQSCEIRMNRNGKTAFWVSLDGVIVPNRECDMRCRIIISDISLRKKREEEKERITEKLSQMQKLDSIGILAGGIAHDFNNLLNGFFLNIEMVQMNNKDEKLNQYLENTINCIDRARSLTQQLLTFSKGGSPVKREHKLLPLIEEIVNFAISGTSVVVQYNIDENLWSCNCDKNQISQVIDNLIINALQSMNKKGLIVVDAENTQIGEGGHETLSAGEYVKISIKDHGSGIDKKDSPYIFDPFFTTKDTGTGLGLSTCYSIIKRHGGYIDFESTREEGSVFYIFLPACRQSRPLNLTTTTFEDLQGSGTIIVLDDEMILCQAIKDSLESFGYRVEIKNTGEDLISFLENGDCSSMNLAGMILDLTIPGGLGGKDIIGSVRKICPQTTIIVSSGYSDDPVMAYPEKYGFNDSIQKPYKVFELLKLLNSHIE
- a CDS encoding helix-turn-helix transcriptional regulator, yielding MNRIKLARIEKEMTQAELGKLCGVTRQTIGLIESDSYNPTISLCLKLCRVLGRNLDELFGEE
- a CDS encoding MATE family efflux transporter, with translation MNHFLMADPELSREESKQNYSALFNIALPIMMTNFLQTIYNLTDTYFLGKISREAVGAPSISFNIIFLLILFSMGFTQAGRTLISQSIGKKDRSRAEFYLGQTAGIMVLAGVVLLPLFYFSTPYILKLMAVPHEIFNDTSDYLRIVLYSLPLMLLSFALHGAQEGVGKSIIPLYINIVTISINILLDWLLIFGIGPFPALGVQGAAWATFIARIINALIALALVLRPRDSANTALTSIRLHMSNIYPDRNAWKLIVKIGLPSSLGHSASALGFTVLQGVVNTYGTAVIAAFNLGSRIINLFMMPALGISQAVAVLVGQNLGAKRKDLVFLTLRQALKTVFVLITLSMTITFFYGNRVTGFFINDPEVIAWGKILFRLVSPSVIFFALFTVINGAFQGAGDTRPVAFLNTFRLWGLRLPIAFVLCILLGFGPEGIWYGMIGSNLFTALAGFYLILTRPWTEKLSPDQV
- a CDS encoding ABC transporter permease, which translates into the protein MRIKKSKINLWSTSTLSLLILYTIFLIIPLFVLLSESFLDRDTGQFTLENFQRFFGKKYYYSTLLNSFKVTVSVTAVAVALGTTLAYFFSRFKIRGAKTLRILIILSSMSAPFVGAYSWILLLGRNGVVTQFFEKIFGIAMPDIYGFKGILLVLSLQLYPLIFLYVSGALSNVDNSLLEASENLGCSGAKRFFKVVVPLILPTVLAGSLLVFMRCFSDFGTPMLIGEGYRTFPVTIYDAYMSELGGNNSFAASIAIIAIILTLVIFLAQRYIANKKAFTMNSINKIRPVQIGGFRNMLIHLYAYLLITLSIAPQVYVIYTSFRNVNGTVFTSGYSLNNYIIAFSKMGNAIRNTIVIPLTALAFVLTFAVFIAYLVVRKRSKITAAIDTVSMIPYIVPGIVVGIALATAFSRPPMVLTGSMTIMVIALIIRRLPYTIRSSVATLQQIPITIEEAALSLGASNIKTFWKITIPMMSAGIISGAILSWITMISELASAILLYTGKTRTLTVEVYTQVLRGNYGVAAALAAILAVLTTLSLVLFNKVNKGRDLSM